The Bacillota bacterium region CGGGCGGCCCGCCTGTCTGTTTCCACCCGGGGTGGCGGGCGCGTGAGGCCGGCCCTGGTGGCCCTGGCAGCTTTGCTGGTGGTGGCGGGAATGGGCCTGGCGCTGGGGCGCCCGGCGACTGTGGCTGCCCTGGTGCCCGAGCAGCTGCGGGGGCGGCTGGCGGCGATCAAGCTGGCGGAATCAGGAGCCCAGGACCGCATGCAGTGGACGCGGGATGCCCTCCGCCTGGTGGCAGCTAGGCCCGTGCTGGGGGCAGGAGGGGGAGGATGGAACGCCCTCTACGGGACCGTGCAGACCTACGCGTATTTCAGCACCGAGGTGCACAACCACTACGCCCAACTGTGGGTGGAGGCGGGAACGCTGGGCCTTGGGGCCTTCCTGGCCATGTGGGTGGGCCTGTTGTGGTCATACTGGCGGGCCCGCCAGGTGACCCGGGGACCGGCGGGGGCGCTGTTAGCCGCCACCTTCGTGGCGGCGGCCGGCCTGGGTGCCCACGCCGTAATTGATTTCAACCTTTCTTTACCCGCGGTGGCGCTGACCCTGTGGGCCCTGCTGGGTCTGGTGGCGGCCGCCGAGCCAGTGTCGGAGCCTTCGGGGAGGCGCGGGGTTCGCACCCCCTGGTGGCTGGGGGTGGGGGTACCGGTGGCGACACTAGCCATCCTGCTCCTCACGGTCTCCCTCCGGGTGGGACACGCGGCCGGTCAGCGGGGAGCGGCCGCCCTCAACCAGGGTAACCTGGAGAAGGCCCTGGTGGAGTTCGAAACCGCCCGCAGGTACGACCCCTGGACGGCCTCCTTCCACATCGACCTGGGGCAGGTGTACGAGAGGATGGCGCTGAAAAGCGGGGCACCCGGCCTGATCGAGCGAGCCCGGCTCAGCTACCAGCGGGGAGTGGCCCTTGACCCTTACAACTTTCAACACCGCACGTTGTACGCTAACTTCCTGCTACGGCAGGGTGAGGCGGAACCTGCCCTGCGCGAACTGGAGACGGCCATCACCTGCCGCCCGGCCCTGGCCGCCGGGTACGAGAACCTGGCCCTGGCCTGCGTACGGGTGGCCATGTCTCCCCATGTTGATACCGCCAGGGCCCGCCGGTACCTGGACCGGGTGGAGGAAGTGGCGCGGGAGATGGAGCAATATTCCAGGTTGGCTCCTCCCTTTGCCGGGGCCAGGAGAATGCCACCCAGCACGCCGCGGCTCGTCCTTGCCCTGGGGGAAGCCCGTGTCCTGCGGGGGGACCTGACGGCAGCCCGGGCGTCGCTGGAGGAGGCGGCCAAACAGGCGCATCTCAAACCCGAGGCCAACCTTTTCCTGGCCGCCTGGGCCCGGCTCAGCGGGGAGGACCCGGCGCCCTTCCTGAAAGAAGCGGCATCCATCGAGGACGCCGCCCTGCAGGCAGAATTCATTGCTCAGCGTGCCCGCACGCTCATGTCCGGGTCATAGGCCCGCCGCCGGGGGTCGGGGCGCCCACGGTATGCCCCCGGATCGGTGGGGCGGTCGGTCCCGTCACTCTTCGTCCTCTTCGAGGGCCAGGCGGGCCAGGGGGAACGGCTCCAGGACTCTCTCCAGGATGCCGTGCAGGTAGGCGATGGCCACGCCATAGTTGACGATGGGTACGCCCGCCTGCTGGGCCTGCATGATGCGGTACAGCATCTCCCGGCGGTTGATCATGCAGCCCCCGCAGTGGACGATGAGCTTGTACTGCCCGAGGTCCTCGGGGAAGTCCAGTCCCGACTTCACGTCCACCCGGAGCTCGCCACCCACCCGTTGCCTGAGCCAGCGGGGGATCTTCACCCGTCCGATGTCGTCTGCCACCGGGTGGTGGGTGCATGCTTCCGCAATGAGGATACGGTCTCCTGGTTGCAGGCGGTCGATGGCGCGGGCTCCCCGCACCAGGGTGGGCAGGTCCCCCTTGTAGCGGGCAAACAGGATGGAAAACGAGGTGAGCCAGACATCCCGGGGAGTGTCGGCGCTCACTTTGGCGAAAACCTGGGAATCGGTGATCACCAGGCGCGGCTTTTGGCCTAGCACCCCCAGCAGGTGGCGGAGCTCCCTCTCTTTGACGATGGCCCCGCATGAGTCGTGATCCAGGATGTCCCTGAGGGTCTGCACCTGGGGGAGAATGAGCCGGCCTTTCGGTGCCGCCAGATCGATGGGGACGA contains the following coding sequences:
- the hydF gene encoding [FeFe] hydrogenase H-cluster maturation GTPase HydF, yielding MSDRTPRGERLHIAIFGRRNAGKSSLINALTGQNIALVSEVPGTTTDPVYKSMEILPLGPVVIIDTAGIDDVGALGELRVRRTQDVMRRTDLALVVVDPAAGAGEYEEGIISRLRAGGIAILGVLNKTDLLAHGEADRVAGELSARLGVTFVPVSSLTRDGIERLKMEIVRSAPGDWAAPTIVGDLLNPGDLVVLVVPIDLAAPKGRLILPQVQTLRDILDHDSCGAIVKERELRHLLGVLGQKPRLVITDSQVFAKVSADTPRDVWLTSFSILFARYKGDLPTLVRGARAIDRLQPGDRILIAEACTHHPVADDIGRVKIPRWLRQRVGGELRVDVKSGLDFPEDLGQYKLIVHCGGCMINRREMLYRIMQAQQAGVPIVNYGVAIAYLHGILERVLEPFPLARLALEEDEE
- a CDS encoding O-antigen ligase family protein, coding for RAARLSVSTRGGGRVRPALVALAALLVVAGMGLALGRPATVAALVPEQLRGRLAAIKLAESGAQDRMQWTRDALRLVAARPVLGAGGGGWNALYGTVQTYAYFSTEVHNHYAQLWVEAGTLGLGAFLAMWVGLLWSYWRARQVTRGPAGALLAATFVAAAGLGAHAVIDFNLSLPAVALTLWALLGLVAAAEPVSEPSGRRGVRTPWWLGVGVPVATLAILLLTVSLRVGHAAGQRGAAALNQGNLEKALVEFETARRYDPWTASFHIDLGQVYERMALKSGAPGLIERARLSYQRGVALDPYNFQHRTLYANFLLRQGEAEPALRELETAITCRPALAAGYENLALACVRVAMSPHVDTARARRYLDRVEEVAREMEQYSRLAPPFAGARRMPPSTPRLVLALGEARVLRGDLTAARASLEEAAKQAHLKPEANLFLAAWARLSGEDPAPFLKEAASIEDAALQAEFIAQRARTLMSGS